The Cohnella abietis genome has a segment encoding these proteins:
- a CDS encoding sensor histidine kinase — protein sequence MRTKGMLLTMLLVFVAGIILSVRIIGAPVHTDVDVVMANKVLKTVESNWDRLKEGYFGGITQPFVVLDRDGNVRYQSLGGLSINLNEAIKKRDSILDVTIEGTLVGKIILHDDFHDKIQQNKNQLIIVIVTTFMVLATLCVLYILFLNHAVLKPFKKLQSFALNVARGNLDLPLSIDKNNPFGAFTESFDIMREQLAAARQSEYEANRSKKELVASLSHDVKTPVASIKAVSELMLLRATDEKVIKQINMIHSKAEQINFLVTDMFHATLEELEELKVNVTEEYSGVLKPIIANVNYDDQITYDSIPECIILTDVTRLQQVFDNILSNSYKYAGTAVRISSSLTPTHLQLEIKDYGKGVSRDELPLLFNKFYRGNNVAGQAGAGLGLFISRYLMQSMQGEIECHNRDDGFTVTLRIKLV from the coding sequence ATGAGAACTAAGGGAATGCTCTTGACGATGCTTCTTGTTTTTGTCGCTGGCATCATTCTTTCCGTACGAATAATCGGAGCTCCCGTCCATACAGATGTGGATGTCGTTATGGCCAACAAGGTACTGAAGACGGTAGAAAGCAATTGGGACAGACTAAAGGAAGGTTACTTCGGTGGGATAACACAGCCTTTTGTCGTACTTGACCGGGATGGGAACGTGCGTTACCAATCGTTAGGTGGGCTGTCTATCAATCTGAATGAAGCGATCAAAAAAAGGGATTCCATCCTTGATGTTACGATAGAGGGTACACTCGTAGGGAAAATCATCCTTCATGATGATTTTCACGATAAGATTCAGCAAAACAAAAACCAGCTTATTATCGTCATTGTGACAACCTTCATGGTACTAGCTACGCTCTGCGTGCTCTACATTCTCTTTCTCAATCATGCTGTGCTTAAACCGTTTAAGAAGCTGCAAAGCTTTGCTCTGAACGTAGCCCGTGGGAACCTTGATTTGCCATTGAGCATAGATAAAAACAATCCGTTCGGTGCGTTCACAGAAAGCTTCGACATCATGCGAGAGCAGCTAGCAGCGGCGCGGCAAAGCGAATATGAAGCTAACCGCAGTAAGAAAGAGCTCGTTGCTAGTCTCAGCCATGACGTTAAGACGCCTGTCGCCTCCATCAAGGCGGTAAGCGAGCTGATGCTACTACGCGCTACAGATGAGAAAGTCATTAAGCAGATCAACATGATCCACTCCAAAGCAGAGCAAATTAACTTTCTAGTGACGGATATGTTTCATGCGACGCTTGAGGAATTGGAAGAACTGAAGGTGAACGTAACAGAGGAGTACAGCGGTGTGTTGAAACCGATTATCGCAAACGTGAACTACGATGATCAAATCACATATGATTCTATACCAGAGTGTATCATCCTCACCGATGTCACGCGTTTGCAGCAAGTATTCGATAATATCCTGAGCAATTCCTACAAATATGCGGGTACTGCTGTTCGGATCTCCTCATCGCTTACCCCTACTCATTTGCAATTAGAAATTAAGGATTATGGAAAAGGAGTCAGCCGGGATGAGCTGCCGCTGCTTTTTAACAAATTTTACCGAGGCAATAATGTTGCCGGCCAAGCCGGAGCAGGGCTTGGGCTGTTCATCTCCAGGTATCTTATGCAGAGCATGCAGGGAGAGATCGAATGCCACAACAGAGATGATGGGTTCACCGTAACCCTCCGAATCAAGCTCGTGTAA
- a CDS encoding ABC transporter ATP-binding protein, whose amino-acid sequence MPNTILRTDKLCKTFSTGGVQQHVLKNLDISLMEGDFTIIMGSSGSGKSTLLYALSGMDKPSLGEIHFQGKNISKLNNDKLAIFRRNHCGFVFQQIYLLDNMSVLDNVMASGLLVNKNKQAVATKAKQLLAQVQLDEASWRKFPSQLSGGEAQRAGIVRALINSPKIVFADEPTGALNSASSNSVLDVMTEVNRKGQSVVMVTHDIKTALRGNRILYLRDGVICGDLSLGAYHVDSNRARHDKLNAFLAEMGW is encoded by the coding sequence ATGCCAAATACGATACTAAGAACGGATAAGCTGTGCAAAACATTTTCCACCGGTGGGGTTCAACAGCATGTGTTAAAAAATTTGGACATCAGCCTGATGGAGGGAGACTTCACCATTATTATGGGTAGCTCCGGCTCAGGCAAATCGACGCTGCTCTATGCGCTTTCCGGTATGGATAAGCCATCGTTAGGGGAGATCCATTTTCAGGGGAAAAACATCTCCAAGCTGAATAACGATAAGCTTGCGATTTTTCGCAGAAACCATTGTGGGTTCGTGTTCCAGCAAATCTATCTCCTGGACAATATGAGTGTTCTGGATAACGTGATGGCGAGCGGTTTGCTGGTGAATAAAAATAAGCAGGCCGTTGCGACTAAAGCGAAGCAATTGCTTGCTCAAGTGCAATTAGATGAAGCGTCATGGAGGAAATTCCCTTCTCAGCTGTCTGGCGGCGAAGCCCAGCGGGCCGGAATTGTGCGGGCGCTAATTAACAGTCCCAAAATCGTGTTCGCGGATGAACCTACGGGCGCGCTTAACTCTGCATCAAGCAACAGTGTGCTCGATGTCATGACCGAGGTTAATCGGAAGGGGCAGAGCGTGGTCATGGTCACCCATGATATCAAAACAGCATTGCGGGGTAACCGAATCCTTTACCTGCGCGATGGTGTCATATGCGGAGACTTGAGCTTGGGTGCTTATCACGTGGATAGCAATCGTGCGCGTCACGATAAGCTCAATGCCTTCTTGGCCGAGATGGGGTGGTAA
- a CDS encoding response regulator transcription factor — protein MNYDCLIVDDESVLAETTCEYFNMFDVTTAYVTSAEACEQFLRENEASLILLDINLGQTSGFDLCKKLRQTTQIPILFISARSSDDDILIALNIGGDDYIRKPYTLSILLAKVKAVLKRYGKQESAETLEFGHVQIDCALSRVRVNGSEIKFKSLEYRLLCYLAQNKNRVVPKEELFSKVWGDSYTGDGTLNVHIRHLREKIEVEPNNPQYIKTVWGTGYVLEDGQR, from the coding sequence ATGAACTATGATTGTTTAATTGTGGATGACGAGAGCGTTCTAGCGGAAACGACATGCGAGTATTTTAATATGTTTGACGTCACAACGGCTTACGTGACTAGCGCGGAAGCATGCGAGCAATTTTTACGGGAAAATGAAGCCTCCCTCATTCTTCTCGATATTAATTTAGGGCAGACCTCGGGCTTCGATCTATGCAAGAAGCTGAGGCAAACGACGCAGATTCCGATCCTTTTTATTAGCGCTCGGTCTAGCGACGACGATATTCTCATTGCCCTTAATATCGGTGGGGACGATTATATCCGAAAGCCATATACGCTCAGTATTTTGCTAGCCAAGGTTAAAGCAGTGCTTAAGAGATACGGCAAGCAAGAATCCGCAGAAACGCTGGAGTTTGGCCACGTCCAGATCGATTGTGCGCTCTCCCGCGTTCGCGTGAACGGCTCAGAAATCAAATTCAAATCGTTGGAATACAGGCTACTCTGCTACTTAGCGCAAAATAAAAATCGAGTGGTGCCTAAGGAGGAGCTGTTCTCGAAGGTGTGGGGCGACTCTTATACCGGAGATGGTACCTTGAATGTGCATATTCGTCATTTACGCGAAAAAATAGAGGTCGAGCCCAATAATCCGCAATATATCAAAACAGTGTGGGGAACAGGATATGTTCTAGAGGATGGCCAAAGATGA
- a CDS encoding glycoside hydrolase family 3 C-terminal domain-containing protein has product MSTQSIGVPLEGFAEFSRTVAAEGAVLLKNDNQVLPLRSGDNVSIFGRTQVNYYRSGTGSGGSVHVSYTTNLLNGLRSKENFAVNEDLASVYETWIESHPFDNGGGGWAAEPWYQKEMPLTDELVAAARSRSNKAIVVIGRTAGEDQDNADEPGSYQLTPEEKAMLKQVTARFEQTIVVLNVSNIIDMSWLNEEGYVHPIPCVIYAWHGGMEGGNAIADVLAGDVTPSGKLTDTVALSIADYPSTRNYGNELVNLYQEDIYVGYRYFETFLPDRVQFEFGYGISYTTFSLESEEARLISFEGENVIAIDVTVTNTGAVYAGKEVVQVYYEAPQGKLGQPAKALAAFVKTEALQPGESQRLTVSFPVHSMASYDDAGVTGHPSAYVLEAGTYHIYVGTSVKNVAEVGIEGQSGYVVENIQLVEQLQEAMAPTEGFTRMKPGVRKEDGSYELAFEKMPKRRISIAERIESNLPTTLEQTGNQGYTLRDVHDGKVTIEAFIAQLSDTDLAEIVRGEGMSSPLVTPGTASAFGGVSDSLYKYGIPVGCTADGPSGIRMDSGQKATQVAIGTLLAATWNAELVEQLYVMEGQELVSNNVDALLGPGLNIRRSPLNGRNFEYFSEDPLISGAFAAACTRGIMKGGSNATLKHFACNNQEKHRSKVDAVVSERALREIYLKGFEIAVKQGGANSIMTSYNPINGHWAASNYDLNTTILRGEWGFEGIVMTDWWAVMNDVVEGGTPDRKYTNWMVRAQNDLYMVVSNYGAEINAYEDNTLESLENGTLTRGELQRSAINICRFLMQAPVFSRKQEIDETIVAFKANSSLSPEQAQVLSDNAQVKPTVTGSTLMKVDQAGPYRIIVNIMSPESELAQSACNVTLNGQLMTTIQTNGTEGKWIRQKLVKIELEVGLYELQLEFIKPGLQIDWIEFKQA; this is encoded by the coding sequence TTGAGCACACAGAGCATAGGAGTTCCATTAGAAGGTTTTGCTGAATTTAGCCGGACGGTAGCTGCAGAGGGCGCAGTACTACTAAAAAATGATAATCAGGTGCTTCCGCTACGAAGCGGCGATAATGTTTCGATCTTCGGAAGAACCCAAGTCAATTACTATCGCAGTGGTACTGGTTCGGGAGGAAGCGTTCATGTATCCTATACGACCAATTTGTTGAACGGCTTGCGCAGTAAGGAAAACTTTGCTGTCAACGAAGATCTGGCATCCGTCTATGAAACATGGATCGAGAGCCATCCGTTCGATAACGGCGGGGGTGGCTGGGCTGCTGAACCTTGGTATCAGAAAGAAATGCCTCTTACCGATGAACTAGTGGCAGCTGCAAGAAGTCGATCGAACAAGGCTATTGTTGTCATCGGACGCACGGCGGGCGAAGATCAGGATAATGCCGATGAGCCGGGAAGCTATCAATTAACGCCGGAAGAAAAAGCGATGCTGAAGCAGGTGACTGCCCGTTTCGAACAAACCATCGTCGTACTTAATGTATCTAATATTATCGATATGAGCTGGTTGAATGAAGAAGGCTATGTCCACCCAATTCCGTGTGTCATTTATGCTTGGCATGGCGGCATGGAAGGCGGTAATGCGATTGCCGACGTACTAGCCGGAGACGTAACGCCAAGCGGAAAGCTCACCGATACGGTTGCCCTTTCCATTGCCGATTATCCATCAACGCGCAATTATGGCAATGAACTCGTAAATCTATATCAGGAAGATATCTATGTCGGCTATCGTTATTTCGAGACTTTCCTCCCAGATCGCGTTCAATTCGAATTCGGTTATGGTATTTCTTATACCACATTTAGCCTCGAGTCAGAGGAAGCGAGACTGATTTCTTTCGAAGGAGAGAATGTCATCGCTATTGACGTAACGGTCACCAATACGGGAGCCGTCTATGCGGGCAAAGAGGTTGTACAGGTTTACTACGAGGCGCCGCAAGGAAAGCTGGGTCAGCCTGCTAAAGCTTTGGCGGCATTCGTCAAAACGGAAGCTCTTCAGCCTGGCGAATCGCAGCGTCTTACGGTGAGCTTCCCTGTTCACTCGATGGCCTCTTATGATGACGCCGGTGTGACGGGGCATCCTTCCGCATATGTTTTAGAAGCTGGTACATATCACATTTATGTGGGAACTAGTGTCAAGAATGTTGCTGAGGTAGGCATTGAGGGGCAAAGCGGCTACGTCGTGGAAAATATTCAATTGGTGGAGCAGCTACAAGAGGCGATGGCGCCGACGGAAGGTTTCACAAGGATGAAGCCAGGCGTTCGGAAGGAAGACGGTTCGTACGAGCTCGCCTTCGAAAAAATGCCGAAGCGTAGAATCTCCATAGCGGAGCGGATTGAGAGCAATCTGCCCACCACGTTGGAACAGACAGGCAATCAAGGCTATACCTTAAGAGACGTGCATGACGGGAAAGTCACGATTGAAGCCTTCATAGCCCAGCTTAGCGATACGGATCTGGCCGAAATCGTACGGGGAGAAGGCATGAGCAGTCCTTTAGTTACGCCGGGTACGGCTTCTGCTTTCGGTGGAGTTAGCGATAGCCTGTACAAGTACGGAATTCCGGTTGGATGTACGGCGGACGGACCGTCTGGCATCCGGATGGATAGCGGGCAGAAAGCGACACAAGTCGCTATCGGTACATTGCTTGCGGCAACCTGGAATGCGGAGTTGGTTGAACAGCTGTACGTCATGGAAGGCCAGGAATTGGTCAGCAACAATGTGGATGCCTTGCTTGGACCTGGCTTAAATATTCGTCGCAGTCCGCTCAATGGCCGTAATTTCGAATACTTCTCGGAAGATCCACTCATTTCCGGGGCATTCGCAGCGGCATGCACGCGTGGAATCATGAAGGGCGGCTCTAACGCCACGCTGAAGCACTTCGCCTGCAACAATCAGGAGAAGCATCGCAGCAAAGTAGATGCCGTCGTATCCGAGCGCGCGCTTCGGGAGATTTATCTGAAGGGCTTCGAAATCGCGGTGAAGCAAGGCGGAGCAAACTCAATCATGACTTCCTATAACCCGATCAACGGGCACTGGGCGGCTTCTAATTATGATCTGAATACGACAATTCTTCGTGGGGAATGGGGCTTTGAAGGCATCGTCATGACGGATTGGTGGGCAGTTATGAATGATGTCGTCGAAGGAGGCACACCAGATCGCAAATATACGAACTGGATGGTCCGTGCGCAGAACGATCTGTATATGGTCGTCAGCAACTACGGGGCAGAAATCAATGCTTACGAAGACAACACTCTGGAATCATTGGAAAATGGAACTCTAACGAGAGGCGAGCTTCAACGATCTGCCATTAACATCTGTCGATTCTTGATGCAAGCGCCGGTATTCTCGAGAAAACAAGAGATTGATGAAACGATTGTTGCGTTTAAGGCGAATTCGTCTCTTTCTCCGGAGCAAGCACAAGTCCTATCTGATAATGCACAGGTTAAACCTACTGTCACTGGATCGACCTTGATGAAGGTAGATCAGGCCGGCCCATACCGGATTATCGTGAACATTATGTCTCCGGAATCCGAGTTGGCGCAAAGTGCCTGTAACGTAACTCTGAACGGTCAACTGATGACGACCATTCAAACGAACGGAACGGAAGGCAAATGGATTCGTCAAAAGCTTGTGAAAATCGAATTGGAAGTGGGGCTTTACGAATTGCAATTGGAATTCATCAAGCCAGGCTTGCAGATCGATTGGATCGAATTCAAACAAGCGTGA
- a CDS encoding LacI family DNA-binding transcriptional regulator: MVSIKDIAKKAGVSISTVSYALNGSERITKETAERISTIASDMGYVPHGAARMLKKRESMLIGMYLTDYYGHFYGDLLQGVKDELSRKGYDLIVCSGRQSHRLIPERTFDGAIILDATLTDEELLQFAERGHKLVVLDRELQHDNVNQVLLDNKAGATLAMEYLLNQGYDRIYTVSGPEGSYDARQRMRAVRQVIERTPQVSFIEIPGSFDKESGYAAGSRIAEEYDQPVGVFCLNDDMAIGLIDYIQTCTSLVIGEHIHLIGYDNIQLAQYTRPRMATIDYSMRKWGALAAEQLLKMIRGEPVESERVYVSLIEGNSVNRVHSE; this comes from the coding sequence GTGGTCAGTATTAAGGATATTGCCAAGAAGGCAGGTGTCTCCATATCGACTGTATCCTACGCACTGAATGGCAGTGAACGGATCACGAAGGAGACGGCCGAGCGAATATCGACCATCGCTAGCGATATGGGTTATGTTCCCCATGGAGCTGCCCGGATGCTTAAGAAGCGGGAGTCCATGCTCATTGGCATGTACCTGACAGATTATTATGGTCACTTTTATGGAGATTTGCTTCAGGGCGTCAAAGATGAGCTCAGTCGCAAGGGCTACGATCTCATCGTCTGTAGCGGGCGTCAATCACATCGGTTAATTCCGGAGCGAACGTTCGATGGCGCCATTATTCTCGATGCGACACTTACAGACGAAGAGCTTCTCCAATTTGCCGAACGCGGCCATAAGCTGGTTGTGTTGGATCGGGAGCTACAGCACGACAATGTAAATCAGGTGCTGCTCGATAATAAAGCGGGTGCGACGCTGGCGATGGAGTACTTGTTGAACCAAGGCTACGATCGGATCTATACCGTAAGCGGACCAGAAGGCTCATATGATGCCCGGCAGCGCATGCGGGCCGTCAGACAAGTCATTGAACGTACGCCTCAAGTGAGCTTTATCGAAATACCGGGATCCTTCGATAAGGAGTCTGGGTATGCAGCGGGCTCGCGAATTGCAGAAGAGTATGACCAACCCGTTGGAGTCTTCTGCTTAAACGACGATATGGCAATCGGATTGATCGACTATATTCAAACCTGCACCTCGCTCGTCATTGGCGAGCATATTCATTTGATTGGTTATGATAATATCCAGCTGGCGCAGTATACGCGACCGCGAATGGCTACGATCGATTACTCCATGCGCAAATGGGGCGCGCTTGCCGCTGAGCAATTGCTTAAGATGATTCGCGGCGAACCCGTCGAGTCAGAAAGAGTTTATGTCAGCTTAATTGAAGGGAACTCGGTGAATCGAGTCCATTCTGAATGA